ATATCTGCCACGCTGGGAGCAAACCTTATATGCTTGTGCAGGCTCTGCCAATAAAAGCACTGACGCAGTTTATCGTCACGATCGTGCAATAAAATAATAGAAGCCTGAACTATAAAATAGCTCAGGCCTATGTATGTTAGCAGAATGCTAATAATACACTACAAAGCAGGGCTTCCTGCCTCAGGCTGAAAAGCTTTTCAGCAGATCTTTCAGGCCTGCGGTGATCTGGTCAACGCCTTCAGATACTTTGAACTGGAACAGATTACCGATACCCCCGCCGATTTTAGAGGCGATATCTGCAAAAGTTGTATTTTGCTGACCTAGCATGGAAGCGATTGAATCAAGCATAGAACCCACGAAGCGCCCGACATCGGTACCTGTGTCACAGTCGATAAAGCATCCACCTGAAACTTCATTGATTTCTTTTACGTTAAGTTCTTTCATTACTTTCACCTTATAACTGATAGGATATATAAGCTCGTTTCTGATTAATTAGCCTTTATATAAGACAGTAATTAACCTGAGCGATAACATCTGGACAGGCGTAATTTCGCTTAAATAATTGCCAGCAAAGTAACGAAAAGCAATTATTACCGGGCACTGACAATTTTAATCGTAATTGCCCCCGTCCAAAACAGAATAACACCTAAAGTAATAGGCGCAATGAAAATATTACGACAATTTATCATTCCAATGCGCAAATAGTATTTGCGCTTAAAATAGAGAAGGTTTACTTTATTTAGCGCAGCTGGAGAACGGTAAAGACCAAATAAAATATTATTACATTCCAAATATTATATACGGCTATCTGTTTTTTAGCGAAAGACTTACAATATAAAATTACTGATTTTCAGGTAAAGAAAAAGCCTGAGCTAATATCGTCGCTCAGGCTTTTCAATAATAAATTAAAAAGGCGATATCAAATGATATATTCTGTCGGTATTACGCCTTAGCGCCAAATCCGAAGCCTTTGAAGATATTGCTGATTCCCTGGCCGATGGCGTTGAAACCCTCAGCGAAACGAAGCTCGACCAGTTTACCAATGCCAGTACCTACCATAGCCAGATTGGTTTTGTAAGAGGTTTCCCTGTTACCATACTGCAGGATAAGCGCGTCAAGAATTTCACCAATGCTGGTGCCAACGTCATTACCGTAATCAGCAAACATACCAGCACCTGAAACTGCGGCGATCTCATGTGTATTCAGCTCTTTCACTTTTATCTCCTTTTAATTAATGTAATAGCCCTTCCCGTTGCTAATTTATGCTATTATCCAAAGCAAAAAAAAATAATCCGAGAGCCAGGTAAAATGGGATAATCAGGTGTTATCATTAACAAGAAAATAATACAACCTGGATTATTACAGCGTTTTTGATTATTTCAGTCATAATTAATTCCCGTCCAGGATAGCATACCACTGGATATTACGAGATCTATAAAAAAATTACGACAAATACCAAATCGCGTTATCCATATTGCTTTCCCAACTGAACCCTTCCAATTCATTTCCTTTTATTCACTAAAAAATTACCAATAAAGAAATACTTTCCCGTTCAGTCGGCATTGCTTACCAGGTAATCCACCCCACAGATATAATACGCGGATAGCTATTGTTTATTTTTATACAAAACTTAGTGATTAAAAAATTATATCATCAACAATAAATAATAAGTGATATCGAGAGTAAAGCATGCTAAGCATAGAGGAAACAGTAAGGTTTATCAGCCTGGCTAACCAGTGAGCAGCGTTGATACAAGGGAGCAGCAAAATAGTCAGGTGAGGTTTATCTTATGTTGGTTGCACGTCAACAGTTAATCATGCAGTGATAAAAAACTTATTCATCCGATGACTTTTTGTAGCGAAAAGGAAACAATAGCACTATCGCAACTTTCGTAATTCAGACAGGCACTTTACGTTTTTTTGCCCATAATCTATCGTTGAAGCAACTGCACGCGACCGAGGTGCTGGAGGTAAATGTTATGCATAAGGAATTCCATTCTGGCATCCGCTTATGGCTGGTAAATATCTGGCATCTGCCGGATCGTCTTAGCTGGATGAACCCGCTACCCCCAGCGCATCGGCGCGGTATTATTTTGGCACTGCTGGTTATGCTGCTGGCGTTTCTCTGGCCGACGCCGCGAGATAACGCCCCCGCGCCAGTCACCGAAAGCGGCAGCAAAGAAGTGCCGTTACAGGCGGAGATCTATGATAACGCACCGGCTCAGCAGCAGCAGCAGCAGCAGCAAGATAATAACCAGTGGCGAAGCTTTCAAATTGCCCAGGGCCAAACGCTGGCACAGCTATTTCGTGACAATAATTTGCCGGTCAACGATGTGTTCGCCATGGCGGGTGTTGAGGGAGATGATAAGCCGTTAAGTAATCTGCACAGCGGACAGCAGGTAAGGATTCGGCTGGACAGCAAAGGTGTGGTTACCGGGTTAACCGTAGAAGGCGACAACGGCCCGGTACTTTTTACCCGTCAGCTGGATGGCTCATTTCTGCGGGCGCAGTAATACGATGCGTAGCGACACAAACAAAAACGCCAGCCCAAAGGCTGGCGTTTTTATATTACTGAATCACTTACTCAGCAACGATGTTCACGTTCAGCGTAGCAAAAACTTCGCTGTGAACCTGGAAGCTTACTTCGTGCTCACCAGTAGTACGCAGAACACCGTTCGGCAGGCGAACTTCGCTCTTCGCCACTTCAACGCCAGCTGCAGTGACAGCATCAGCGATGTCGCGGGTACCGATAGAACCGAACAGTTTGCCTTCGTCACCCGCTTTAGAAGCGATGGTCACGCTGCCCAGCGCGTTGATTTTCTCAGCGCGAGCGTTGGCAGCTGCCAGAACGTCAGCCAGTTTGGCTTCCAGTTCAGCGCGGCGAGTTTCGAAAAACTCAACGTTTTTCTTGGTTGCCGGCACAGCTTTGCCCATAGGCACCAGGAAGTTACGAGCATAGCCCGCTTTAACGTTAACCTGATCGCCCAGGCCGCCCAGGTTTGCTACTTTATCAAGCAGAATAACTTGCATTACCTTATCCTCTCAAAGTCGATAATTGGACAGTGGCCGATTACTGATGACGATCAGTGTACGGCAGCAAAGACAGGTAGCGCGCGCGCTTGATAGCACGAGCCAGCTGACGCTGGTATTTAGCGCGAGTACCGGTGATACGGCTCGGTACAATCTTACCGCTTTCAGTGATGTAGTTTTTCAGCGTAGCGATATCTTTGTAGTCGATCTCTTGAACGCCTTCCGCGGTGAAACGGCAGAACTTGCGACGACGGAAATAACGTGCCATTTGGCTAGTCTCCAGAATCTATCAATTCAATCTGCTCGGCATGCAACACGATTTTATTAAGCCCATTGCGCCCTTGATGGCTGCAAATGAAACCTTCAACCGTGATTTGCGTGCCGACCGTTATATGTTGAGTAATCGCCTGATTCGCCTGTCCGCTAATAATCACGGGCATTCGGCACCAGGCCTGCCGGAAAAAACCGGCTTCTTCCTGCTGCGAGCGGTGTTCAAGCACCAGCTGGCAGTGTGGAATCCCTGACGGACTTACTTTTTGCAGCGGCGTCCTGCATACCATGCCGGACAGACGCAGCCGGTTCGCCGTCACGGTCGATTACTCTTCAGAATCCCCGGCATCTGCATCGTCAGAGGTTTCGTTAGCGAAATCTTCACGACGCTCACGGCGCTCGTCTTTCGCTTTAACCATCGGAGATGCTTCGGTTACGGCGTGTTTGGTACGCATAACCATGCTGCGGATAACGGCGTCGTTGAAGCGGAAGTTAGTTTCCAGCTCATCGATGACTTCCTGCGGCGCTTCAACGTTCATCAGAACGTAATGCGCTTTGTGCAGTTTGTTGATCGGGTAAGCCAGCTGACGGCGGCCCCAGTCTTCCAGACGGTGAATCTTGCCTTCTGCACCAGTGATAGCACCAGTGTAGCGCTCGATCATGCCCGGAACCTGTTCGCTCTGGTCAGGATGAACCATAAAGACGATTTCGTAATGACGCATCGAGTTTGCTCCTTACGGATTATTCAGCCTCCTGTCAGGGTCAACCGCGGCCCATGGAAGCAAGGAACGTTTTAAAGTGCGGCTGAAAAATTGACGCGTAATCATACTGGTCTGGGCAGGGAAACTCAAGCGAGAATCACGGAAAAAACCGCCCGCGCGGCGGAATGATACGCAGCACGAACGGTTTCTGGCACGATAAGCCTGTAATCAAAGGGATGCACGGAAAAAGTCCACCAGCGCTTCAACCGCCTGCGGCGTAATTTTATGGCCGACATTCGGTTCGGTGAGCCAGGTAAGCTGTCGATCGCGCCGCGCCGCATGCAATGCCGTTATCAATCGCTGCGTCTCGGCGGCGGGCACCACCTCATCCGCCTCGCCATGCCACAACAGCAGTGGACGATCCGCCAGCTTCTCCATGCGGCGGCTGGGATCGTACTCCGCCAGCGGTGCCAGACGTTCCGCCAGCGCAGCCTGCTCCTCCGGCGTCCCGGCGTAAAACGGCGGAAACAGCGAGCGGCTCAGCGACATAAAATAGCCCGACCCCATCAGGCAGGCAACGCGTGCGAGATGGGGATAGCGCGCCATTGCTCCCAGCGCGGTCATGCCACCCATAGAAGCACCCGCCACGCTGAAACACCCCTTTTCAACCCAGCCGCGCGCATGTAGCGCCGCTTCCAGCTGCGGCAGCTCATCGATATTGCTGCGCAAAATTTCCCAAAAGTGCGACAGTCGCCAGGCATGATCGCCGGTAAAACGTGAACCGTGAGCCTGCGCATCCGGCATGATTACGCGGAATCCCGCCTGGGCCAGCGCTACCGCTGCCCAGGCATAAACCTCTTTTGAGGAAAGATAGCCGTGCCAAAAAAGCACCGTCGGTAATGCGGCATTGCGCCCGGCGGTGGGCGCGGCGTGCAAACATTCAATACCGCCCAGCGGCTCGGTAACAATATCAATCATCATTTTCTCTGCTGGATCCTTACCGCTCATCTCGCCTCGCTTAGCGCTGTCGCTGTTAAAAAATCACCTTTGATCACAGGTTACCGCACTTCATCTTAGCGCCTGCGCTGTCAGGTATATAGTTTTGCCGATGTTTGCTAACAGGTAGCGGCAACCAGGCCGTACATTAAATATGTGAGGATGATAAGCGCGCCAGAACGCAGAAATGACACATAAATTGGTTTGATGAGTACGGCACGCTAAAAATCTCCCTTTTCCTTGCGTTTTGTAGGGTAAAACTTCGCCATTTTTAGCCGTTTAACGAGATCCCATAATTTTATGCAAAG
The sequence above is a segment of the Mixta intestinalis genome. Coding sequences within it:
- a CDS encoding OapA family protein; translated protein: MHKEFHSGIRLWLVNIWHLPDRLSWMNPLPPAHRRGIILALLVMLLAFLWPTPRDNAPAPVTESGSKEVPLQAEIYDNAPAQQQQQQQQDNNQWRSFQIAQGQTLAQLFRDNNLPVNDVFAMAGVEGDDKPLSNLHSGQQVRIRLDSKGVVTGLTVEGDNGPVLFTRQLDGSFLRAQ
- the rplI gene encoding 50S ribosomal protein L9 → MQVILLDKVANLGGLGDQVNVKAGYARNFLVPMGKAVPATKKNVEFFETRRAELEAKLADVLAAANARAEKINALGSVTIASKAGDEGKLFGSIGTRDIADAVTAAGVEVAKSEVRLPNGVLRTTGEHEVSFQVHSEVFATLNVNIVAE
- the rpsR gene encoding 30S ribosomal protein S18, translating into MARYFRRRKFCRFTAEGVQEIDYKDIATLKNYITESGKIVPSRITGTRAKYQRQLARAIKRARYLSLLPYTDRHQ
- the priB gene encoding primosomal replication protein N, coding for MTANRLRLSGMVCRTPLQKVSPSGIPHCQLVLEHRSQQEEAGFFRQAWCRMPVIISGQANQAITQHITVGTQITVEGFICSHQGRNGLNKIVLHAEQIELIDSGD
- the rpsF gene encoding 30S ribosomal protein S6; its protein translation is MRHYEIVFMVHPDQSEQVPGMIERYTGAITGAEGKIHRLEDWGRRQLAYPINKLHKAHYVLMNVEAPQEVIDELETNFRFNDAVIRSMVMRTKHAVTEASPMVKAKDERRERREDFANETSDDADAGDSEE
- the yjfP gene encoding esterase, with amino-acid sequence MIDIVTEPLGGIECLHAAPTAGRNAALPTVLFWHGYLSSKEVYAWAAVALAQAGFRVIMPDAQAHGSRFTGDHAWRLSHFWEILRSNIDELPQLEAALHARGWVEKGCFSVAGASMGGMTALGAMARYPHLARVACLMGSGYFMSLSRSLFPPFYAGTPEEQAALAERLAPLAEYDPSRRMEKLADRPLLLWHGEADEVVPAAETQRLITALHAARRDRQLTWLTEPNVGHKITPQAVEALVDFFRASL